DNA sequence from the Nitrospinota bacterium genome:
GCGACGCCTATGCACCCATAACAGGTATTTCAAAAGCCTTGAGGAGTTGATTGTCGTTATCGGAAAACAGTTGGATAAATGGCTGAGGCCAAACGGACAGCTTAAAAGACTATGCGCAATTATTTAAGACGCTGTGTATAGGAAAGAACCCGCGCGTGCTCAAAAGCGGCCGCCATGACCGCCCGTTCTACGAAGAGCTTTGGAAAACCATCAAGGCGGGGCGCGTCTGGCGCAACCGTATCGTCAACCGCAGGAAGGATGGTTCCCTGTATGACGAAGAGATGACCATCTCCCCCATCGCGGACGCATCAGGCGCGATCATGAACTTCGTCGCGGTGAAACGCGACGTTACCCGCGAAGCGGCCCTGCAAAAATCGCGCGCCTATTTCACCGATATCACCGCGCATGAACTCCGCACGCCGCTGACGAAGCTGCATCTTGTGGAGAACATGCTCAAGCAGATCGAAACCGCCGGGTCCGGGGAGCGCATTGGGGATGTGCGCAACGCGCTGCTGGAATCGATGGCGGCGTTCGACCGGATCGTCAACGCCACCACCCTGATCTCGGACATGACCCGGACCGGCGCCGAAAAGCCGTTGGTCAGGGATTTCATCTACTACGACATCGCGGCGGCGCTGGAAAACACCCAAAGCAATATCGAAGGCGCGCGGCGGGATATCAGGATTGAAACGGACATGGCGGGTATCCCGCGTCATGCCATCGTGATGGGAAACCGCGGCATGATCAAGCAGGCGCTGGACGAGGTGCTTTCCAACGCCGTCAAATTCACGCCGGACGGCAAAACCATCAGCGTCCGGGCATATTCCGGCGGCGGTTTGGTACATATTGAAGTGGCCGACGAAGGGGAGGGAATACCCGAAGACAAATTGCGGGATGTGTTTATTCCCTACTACTCCCTCGAAAGCTCGCTGAAACACTCGACGGGCCGCTATAAATTCCACGGCGGCGGGATGGGGCTGGGGCTGACTATGGCCAAACTGATAATGGAATACCACAACGGCACGCTCGCAATCGCAAACCGCGCCGATGGCGCGGGTGCGTCGGTTGTCTTGAACTTCCCCCTCGCTTCGGATGAAAACCCGCCGCCCTCCGCATAAGTCAGTCCCCACCGGTAGGTACACAATTCGGGAGGCGCGGAAGGATTTTCAATCCGCGCCGGAGGTGGCCTATAGGCCATATTGTGTACATTGGCGCGAAGCGCCAACCTCCCTCCCCCCGGTAGGTCGCACTTTCCAGTGTGACTTTGGCGCAAAAGCGCCAACCCTGTCGGCCCGTTGGGCCGATGGCAGGAAAGTTGGAAACAGGAATAAATAGAACAGAGACTATTTTTCTAATTCCCATTCGCGCGCTTCGTGCTATTCGTGGTTCATGCTCCTGTTCCGGAAAGAGATCCTTCGCCCTTGAAGGGCGTTTTACACTGCGCACCAGAGGCGCTTGTGTTAAAAAGACGGAACAGTCCTGCGGACTGTCCGCTTTTTTCGCGGCGGTTTGTACACGGCTGGCTCCATTGCATTTCGCCGCCGCATTTTATTCCGCCGCTCCCTCGCCCGCGGCTCAGGATGACCGGAACGGCGGAAGCCATAAATTATCCCGATAAAATGGGATAGAATATTCTCCACATGGATACCCCAAACCCCCTCCTCTCCGTGGTGATCGTGAACTGGAACGGCCGTGAGCCGCTGCGCCTCTGCCTCGAAAGCCTTTACCGGCATGAAAAAACGGCGGACATGGAGATCATCGTTTCGGATAACGCATCAACCGACGGCTCGGTGGCGATGCTGCGGGAAAAATTCCCCGCCGTGCGGATCATCGAAAACGGCGAAAACCTGGGATTCGGCGCGGGAAACAACCGGGCGCTGGCCGTGGCGCGCGGTGAATACGTGCTGATGCTCAATCCCGACATGGAGTTCATCGAGCCGGGCCTCGAAAAGCTTGTCGCCTT
Encoded proteins:
- a CDS encoding PAS domain S-box protein, yielding MLKSGRHDRPFYEELWKTIKAGRVWRNRIVNRRKDGSLYDEEMTISPIADASGAIMNFVAVKRDVTREAALQKSRAYFTDITAHELRTPLTKLHLVENMLKQIETAGSGERIGDVRNALLESMAAFDRIVNATTLISDMTRTGAEKPLVRDFIYYDIAAALENTQSNIEGARRDIRIETDMAGIPRHAIVMGNRGMIKQALDEVLSNAVKFTPDGKTISVRAYSGGGLVHIEVADEGEGIPEDKLRDVFIPYYSLESSLKHSTGRYKFHGGGMGLGLTMAKLIMEYHNGTLAIANRADGAGASVVLNFPLASDENPPPSA